A region of Cellulophaga sp. RHA19 DNA encodes the following proteins:
- a CDS encoding peptidylprolyl isomerase, with translation MRKSFLILLMAATAIVGCKSGQYADLEDGLYADIKTNKGDMLVKLEYQLAPVTVANFVSLAEGKSPFVSEEYKGKKYYDGIIFHRVMKDFMIQGGDPTGSGMGNPGYKFKDEFSDSLRHTKKGILSMANSGPKTNGSQFFITHAPTPFLDGLDEFGNLKNCDNPRVGCHSVFGEVIRGIEVVDSIANVKVAAKNRPIEDVVISTIEIVKKGKEAKKFDAIKVMTAYFDEEKEEEKKQLALAEEAKKTEAAFAAETAEQIKKAETLPSGLKVLVLNEGTGKKPRIGQKALVNYAGWLSNGTLFDTTMEDVAKKFGQYDIIYKMHGNDLSPYPMEYSPESRLTAGFKEGLLRMKVGDKVRLFIPPHLGYGEQGGGPIPPNADLIFDVEITGIQ, from the coding sequence ATGAGAAAAAGTTTTTTAATATTATTAATGGCCGCTACTGCAATAGTAGGTTGTAAATCTGGACAATATGCAGATTTAGAAGATGGCTTATATGCTGACATAAAAACCAATAAAGGTGATATGTTAGTTAAATTAGAATACCAATTAGCACCAGTTACTGTTGCTAACTTTGTTTCATTGGCAGAAGGAAAAAGTCCGTTTGTTAGTGAAGAATATAAAGGAAAAAAATATTATGATGGTATTATTTTTCATAGAGTAATGAAAGATTTTATGATTCAAGGTGGTGACCCAACTGGTAGTGGTATGGGCAACCCTGGTTATAAATTTAAAGATGAGTTTAGTGATTCTCTTCGTCATACTAAAAAAGGTATTTTATCTATGGCCAATTCTGGTCCAAAAACAAACGGTAGCCAGTTTTTTATTACTCACGCCCCTACTCCTTTTCTTGATGGTTTAGATGAATTTGGAAATTTAAAAAATTGCGATAACCCAAGAGTTGGTTGTCATTCTGTTTTTGGCGAAGTTATTAGAGGCATAGAGGTTGTAGATTCTATTGCAAATGTAAAAGTAGCAGCAAAAAACAGACCTATAGAAGATGTTGTAATTTCTACTATAGAAATAGTAAAAAAAGGTAAAGAAGCTAAAAAGTTCGACGCTATTAAAGTGATGACAGCTTATTTTGATGAGGAAAAAGAAGAAGAGAAAAAACAACTTGCCCTAGCGGAAGAAGCTAAAAAAACTGAAGCTGCTTTTGCTGCGGAAACTGCAGAACAAATTAAAAAAGCAGAAACATTACCTTCTGGATTAAAAGTACTAGTACTTAATGAAGGAACTGGGAAAAAACCAAGAATAGGACAAAAAGCTTTAGTTAATTATGCTGGCTGGTTAAGTAACGGTACTTTGTTTGATACTACAATGGAGGACGTAGCTAAAAAGTTTGGCCAATATGATATTATTTATAAAATGCACGGTAACGACTTAAGTCCTTATCCAATGGAGTACAGTCCAGAATCTAGGCTAACTGCTGGTTTTAAAGAAGGCTTATTACGTATGAAGGTTGGAGACAAGGTTCGTTTGTTTATTCCTCCACATTTAGGGTACGGTGAACAAGGTGGCGGACCAATACCTCCAAATGCAGATTTAATTTTTGATGTAGAAATTACTGGCATTCAATAA
- the gldI gene encoding gliding motility-associated peptidyl-prolyl isomerase GldI: MKKIIYLVLVLCFISCDGPEPRRPIKVKTGSYIKQSIERNKLLLAKEESAIQAIIKKDSTNTYVSGTNGSWYYYNTKNEQEKQTIQPDDLVTMRYSLLNLNNDTIYGFNDIGTIQYKVDKQELFLGLRTSVKLLKENETATFFFPSSLGYGYHGDDHKIGTNVPLKAVVSILKVEKDSILN, encoded by the coding sequence ATGAAAAAAATTATATACTTAGTTTTAGTTTTATGCTTTATTAGTTGTGACGGTCCAGAACCACGTAGACCAATAAAAGTTAAAACAGGTAGTTACATTAAACAATCTATAGAACGTAATAAATTATTACTAGCTAAAGAAGAATCTGCTATACAGGCTATTATTAAAAAAGACTCTACAAATACCTATGTAAGTGGTACAAATGGTTCTTGGTATTATTACAATACTAAAAATGAGCAAGAAAAACAGACCATACAACCAGATGATTTGGTTACAATGCGCTATAGCTTATTAAATTTAAATAACGATACTATTTACGGCTTTAATGATATTGGAACTATACAATATAAGGTGGACAAGCAAGAACTTTTTTTAGGCTTACGCACAAGCGTTAAACTTTTAAAAGAAAACGAAACTGCTACCTTCTTTTTTCCGTCTTCGTTAGGTTATGGTTACCACGGAGATGACCATAAAATTGGCACTAATGTTCCTTTAAAAGCAGTTGTATCAATATTAAAAGTAGAAAAGGATAGTATTCTAAATTAA
- a CDS encoding DHH family phosphoesterase — MNIEDSKVVQSLLSSPQKIVIIPHKNPDGDAIGSTLGLMHYLKNRGQDAVVIAPNDFPKFLKWMPGQEEIIIFENDKDLAQKHITEAGLIFTLDFNHLSRVGFMQESLEAAEGTFIMIDHHQAPSDYAKVTYSDVHMSSTCEMVYNFIEAIEDTSKITADIANCLYTGIMTDTGSFKYSSTTSRTHRVVADLIDKGAENMAIHNKVFDTNSPSRLHILGCALKNMVILEDYNTAYITLSQEELDENGFKKGDTEGIVNYGLTLDNIIFAVIFIENKDEGIIKISFRSQGNFSVNEFARANFEGGGHDNAAGGKSDISLQETTDKFVGLLDKYKDQLKG, encoded by the coding sequence ATAGAAGATAGTAAAGTGGTGCAGTCGTTACTTAGCTCACCACAAAAAATAGTTATAATACCACATAAAAATCCAGATGGTGATGCAATTGGCTCTACTTTAGGCTTAATGCACTACCTAAAAAACAGAGGTCAAGATGCTGTAGTTATTGCTCCTAACGATTTTCCTAAGTTTTTAAAATGGATGCCAGGACAAGAAGAAATTATCATTTTTGAGAATGATAAAGATCTTGCCCAAAAACATATTACGGAGGCTGGTTTAATCTTTACATTAGATTTTAATCATTTATCTCGTGTAGGCTTTATGCAAGAAAGCTTAGAAGCTGCAGAAGGTACATTTATAATGATTGACCACCACCAAGCACCATCAGACTATGCAAAAGTTACCTATTCTGATGTGCATATGAGCTCTACTTGCGAAATGGTTTACAATTTTATTGAAGCTATAGAAGATACTTCTAAAATTACTGCAGATATTGCCAATTGCTTGTATACAGGCATAATGACAGATACTGGCTCTTTTAAGTACTCATCTACAACAAGTAGAACACACCGTGTTGTTGCAGATCTAATAGATAAGGGTGCAGAGAATATGGCCATACATAATAAGGTATTTGACACCAACTCTCCTAGTAGACTACATATTTTAGGTTGTGCCTTAAAAAATATGGTTATTCTAGAAGATTACAATACCGCATACATTACTCTTAGCCAAGAAGAATTAGATGAAAATGGCTTTAAAAAGGGAGATACAGAGGGGATTGTTAATTACGGACTCACGTTAGACAATATTATTTTTGCCGTTATTTTTATTGAAAATAAAGACGAAGGAATTATAAAAATATCGTTTAGATCTCAAGGAAATTTTTCTGTGAACGAATTTGCAAGAGCTAATTTTGAAGGTGGAGGGCACGATAATGCAGCTGGCGGAAAAAGTGATATATCTCTACAGGAAACAACAGACAAGTTTGTTGGGTTGTTAGACAAATATAAAGATCAATTAAAAGGATGA